In one window of Methanolobus mangrovi DNA:
- a CDS encoding FtsZ/tubulin family protein: MLNILIVGNGQCGNRILDAINREAFGKKSRFGKYLSQQKYKSNVQTIAINTAVNDLKEMKFTKAKDRIHIPHLHGVGANRNVGKHVFEDNKTHIMRQIEERGNFDVSFVITSASGGTGSSFTPMLVKELKEKHDFPVYVVVVLPFREEGTLYLQNAAFCLRDIRESGADGIILADNQFLKQMGGNVESAYNGINDMVAKRLLFLMDALDSEMMMVTDLGDFKTVMSGGAGLATIGFYEAETDMPVRTAIQKAVSPSGLLFSSDVYDEASRAMIIIRGDRERLSIDEISTEVEKLSSSVGHVFKGIIVRDGELPQVLAVLTLESAAELENLYSIAVDAIKYERAKKDRVTNDKEVDRAFSQIDGMDPSY, from the coding sequence TTGCTCAACATACTCATCGTTGGGAACGGTCAATGCGGAAACCGCATACTGGATGCCATTAACAGAGAGGCTTTTGGTAAAAAGAGCCGCTTTGGCAAGTACTTATCCCAGCAAAAATACAAAAGCAATGTGCAAACAATTGCTATCAATACTGCAGTGAATGATCTCAAAGAGATGAAGTTCACAAAAGCAAAAGACAGGATACATATTCCTCATCTTCATGGCGTCGGAGCCAACAGAAACGTAGGTAAACATGTTTTTGAGGATAACAAGACCCACATCATGAGACAGATCGAGGAAAGAGGGAATTTCGATGTGTCCTTTGTTATAACATCTGCATCAGGTGGGACCGGTTCTTCCTTTACGCCTATGCTTGTAAAGGAACTTAAGGAAAAGCATGATTTTCCAGTTTATGTCGTTGTTGTACTTCCTTTCAGGGAAGAAGGTACACTTTATCTTCAGAATGCAGCTTTTTGTCTAAGGGACATACGCGAGAGCGGGGCAGACGGTATCATACTTGCTGACAACCAGTTCCTCAAACAAATGGGAGGAAATGTCGAATCAGCTTACAATGGTATCAATGATATGGTAGCCAAGCGTCTTCTTTTCCTCATGGATGCACTTGACAGCGAAATGATGATGGTGACCGATCTCGGTGACTTCAAGACTGTCATGAGCGGTGGTGCAGGACTTGCAACCATCGGTTTCTATGAGGCAGAAACAGATATGCCTGTAAGGACTGCTATTCAGAAGGCAGTCTCTCCTTCCGGCCTTTTATTCTCCAGTGATGTTTATGATGAGGCCAGCAGGGCCATGATTATAATAAGGGGAGATAGGGAGCGCCTGAGCATTGATGAGATATCCACGGAAGTAGAAAAACTATCCAGCTCCGTTGGTCATGTTTTCAAAGGTATCATTGTCAGGGATGGAGAACTTCCACAGGTTCTGGCAGTTCTGACCCTTGAATCCGCAGCCGAACTAGAGAATCTTTATTCGATAGCTGTGGACGCTATC
- a CDS encoding BatD family protein produces the protein MVRPTRFFVISLCVVIFCLSLAGNASAAVELYNGTITTGDGYQINNFVIDATDAFPSAESASFYVYNNGNEVDDFLINEGDSYEFDFEDDGTIEVTLISVSSGTLPVVRVSIVLSNYLLSDVYESGVIDGGHKYAVFSGTPELKITKTVDKSDISVGDLIRVTVTAENIGDDKATEVIFQEPQQAKFLLYESFVSQTGQTSVDVGELKTVSVYQLKATEAGTYSLSPTTASFSNTAGLDFPQVSSNSPVVIVEAGEDLVNANIEFTTTLDKYTVSRNDDIRGTIKIKNTGDTSATGVTVNIQVPEGLEFNGGSGIETISGVPTIYLESFGVQQEKEFSFTLKAAEVGTYTISTENSYLFNNGVDAQLQQVSSDSVTSKILVAKGKYDYLFEQPIYVYLIPLVIIGAVAGWIFHRHKQYKF, from the coding sequence ATGGTTCGACCTACTCGATTCTTCGTTATTTCTTTGTGTGTAGTTATCTTCTGTCTATCACTGGCAGGAAATGCCTCCGCAGCAGTGGAGTTGTATAATGGTACTATCACTACTGGTGATGGTTATCAGATAAACAATTTTGTCATCGATGCTACGGATGCTTTCCCTAGTGCAGAGTCTGCCTCATTCTATGTATATAATAATGGCAATGAGGTTGATGACTTCCTTATCAATGAAGGTGACTCTTATGAATTTGATTTTGAAGATGATGGTACTATAGAGGTCACTCTCATATCTGTTAGCAGTGGTACCCTTCCAGTGGTCAGGGTCTCCATAGTGCTCAGCAACTATTTACTGAGTGATGTCTATGAAAGCGGTGTCATTGATGGCGGTCATAAGTATGCTGTATTTTCAGGCACTCCTGAACTCAAGATCACAAAGACCGTTGACAAATCAGATATCAGTGTAGGTGACCTTATACGTGTGACTGTTACTGCTGAAAACATCGGTGACGACAAGGCAACAGAAGTTATATTCCAGGAACCACAACAGGCTAAATTCTTATTATACGAATCATTTGTAAGTCAGACCGGTCAGACATCAGTTGATGTGGGTGAACTAAAAACCGTCTCGGTATATCAACTAAAAGCAACTGAGGCAGGAACTTATTCCCTTTCACCTACTACGGCAAGTTTCTCAAACACAGCCGGTTTGGACTTTCCGCAGGTCTCATCCAATTCCCCCGTTGTAATAGTGGAAGCCGGTGAGGATCTTGTTAATGCCAATATCGAATTTACAACAACGCTCGACAAATATACTGTCAGCAGGAATGATGATATCAGGGGTACTATCAAGATCAAAAATACAGGGGATACTTCGGCAACAGGTGTGACTGTCAATATTCAGGTTCCTGAGGGGCTGGAGTTTAATGGTGGCTCGGGAATCGAAACAATCTCAGGTGTTCCGACGATATATCTGGAATCGTTTGGTGTCCAGCAGGAAAAAGAATTCTCTTTCACTTTAAAAGCTGCAGAGGTTGGTACCTATACCATCTCTACTGAGAACAGCTATCTTTTCAATAATGGTGTAGATGCTCAGTTACAGCAGGTCAGTTCGGATTCAGTGACAAGTAAAATACTTGTTGCAAAAGGAAAATATGATTATCTTTTTGAGCAGCCTATATATGTATACCTGATACCTTTAGTTATAATCGGAGCTGTGGCCGGATGGATATTCCACAGGCACAAACAATATAAGTTCTGA
- the nadC gene encoding carboxylating nicotinate-nucleotide diphosphorylase, with protein MIDNMIFTHEIESFLEEDLGYNDISCKLVGEKPVKGIIFTKEDCTLAGLEVAQSFFDYFNIHYSTEHSDGDRLSKGDVIYSLSGSSLSILRTERLVLNFLGHLCGVATNTRNCVDIARRYSDVRIACTRKTTPGLRKYEKMAVIAGGGDPHRFNLSDTIMIKDNHVKLMGVEGALLSAKAKAGFTQKIEVEVESAADALTAATSGADIIMLDNMGPGEVINTVQMLKRSSIPGHIIIEVSGGINMDNLEDYAKTGVDIISMGSLIHQSRWIDVSLEIIV; from the coding sequence ATGATAGATAATATGATATTCACACATGAGATCGAGAGTTTCCTTGAAGAGGACCTCGGATATAATGATATTTCCTGTAAGCTCGTTGGTGAAAAACCTGTAAAAGGCATTATCTTCACTAAAGAAGATTGTACACTTGCCGGACTTGAAGTAGCACAATCGTTCTTTGATTATTTCAATATCCATTATTCCACCGAACATTCAGATGGTGACCGACTCTCTAAAGGCGATGTCATATATTCCTTAAGCGGGAGTTCCCTTTCAATTCTCCGGACGGAAAGGCTGGTCCTGAATTTCCTTGGTCATCTCTGCGGAGTAGCAACGAACACAAGAAATTGTGTGGATATAGCCCGCAGGTATTCTGATGTAAGAATCGCATGTACAAGGAAGACAACACCAGGACTTCGTAAATATGAGAAAATGGCAGTGATAGCTGGAGGTGGTGATCCTCACCGGTTCAACCTTTCAGATACTATAATGATAAAGGACAATCATGTGAAGCTGATGGGAGTGGAAGGTGCTCTGTTATCTGCAAAGGCAAAGGCCGGTTTCACCCAGAAAATAGAGGTGGAGGTCGAGTCTGCTGCAGATGCACTGACTGCAGCAACTTCAGGTGCTGATATCATCATGCTTGATAATATGGGTCCGGGTGAGGTCATTAACACTGTGCAGATGTTAAAGAGGTCTTCAATCCCTGGACACATTATAATTGAGGTTTCAGGTGGTATCAATATGGATAATCTTGAAGATTATGCTAAGACCGGAGTTGATATTATATCTATGGGTTCTCTCATCCACCAGTCCAGATGGATAGATGTAAGTCTTGAAATAATAGTATGA
- a CDS encoding aspartate dehydrogenase, translating into MLKIGLIGCGTIGTSICKAIDDGTIEAELFAIYDRNMDDVDKLLSTLKRYKPQVMETSAMIKEIDLLVECASQGAVYEVIPAALHAHCDVMIMSVGAFADEKLHKTIRELAKDNNCKVYLPSGAIVGLDGLKSASSEEIYSVTLTTQKPPRGLAGAPYIIRNKIDLDKINGRNVIFEGPASEAVKAFPANVNVAATLSIAGIGFEKTKVKIVANPALTRNIHEISVEGVFGEFTTRVENVPSPTNPKSSYLASLSAIATLKKISNPFQIGT; encoded by the coding sequence ATGCTAAAGATCGGACTTATAGGTTGTGGAACAATCGGCACCAGCATCTGCAAAGCCATTGATGATGGTACCATTGAGGCAGAGCTTTTTGCCATATATGACAGAAATATGGATGATGTGGATAAACTGTTGTCTACTCTTAAAAGATACAAACCTCAGGTAATGGAAACTTCCGCGATGATCAAAGAGATAGACCTTCTTGTTGAATGTGCTTCACAGGGAGCTGTCTATGAAGTGATACCCGCAGCCCTGCATGCACATTGTGACGTGATGATCATGAGTGTAGGTGCTTTTGCCGATGAGAAACTGCATAAGACCATAAGGGAACTTGCAAAAGACAACAACTGCAAGGTATATCTGCCATCGGGAGCCATCGTTGGACTTGACGGGCTTAAATCAGCTTCAAGCGAGGAAATATATTCAGTTACACTCACCACTCAAAAGCCACCAAGAGGACTTGCAGGGGCACCATATATCATCAGGAATAAGATAGATCTGGATAAGATAAACGGGAGAAACGTTATTTTTGAAGGACCTGCCAGTGAAGCGGTCAAGGCTTTCCCGGCAAATGTGAATGTTGCTGCCACTCTGAGCATTGCAGGCATTGGTTTTGAGAAGACGAAGGTGAAGATTGTAGCAAATCCGGCACTCACTCGCAACATACACGAGATATCAGTAGAAGGTGTATTCGGAGAGTTTACTACAAGGGTTGAGAACGTCCCATCCCCTACAAATCCAAAAAGCAGTTATCTTGCATCCCTTTCCGCCATAGCTACTTTAAAGAAGATATCCAACCCGTTCCAGATAGGAACGTGA
- the nadA gene encoding quinolinate synthase NadA produces the protein MQDTQNIIERILELKEERNAVILAHNYERGEIQDIADFSGDSLGLSKQAMKQEAEVIVFCGVNFMAESAAILSPEKIVLLPEIYAGCPMASMITAEALREEKKKYPDAAVVCYVNSTAEVKAESDICCTSANAVEVVNSLEEDEILFVPDKNLADYVSRFSTKKIIPWEGYCPTHNQILVTDVIKARKEHPNAEVLAHPECKRDVIDLSDKVFSTTGMVEYVKDAGNEFIIATERGILHKLEKDNPEKKFYNVSEYTVCPEMKAINLESLLLSLEEMQYVITIPEETRVKARVALDRMLEVKRSR, from the coding sequence ATGCAGGATACTCAAAATATCATTGAAAGGATACTGGAGCTGAAAGAGGAACGCAATGCTGTCATCCTGGCACACAATTACGAAAGAGGAGAGATACAGGACATTGCAGACTTTTCAGGAGACTCTCTGGGACTGAGCAAGCAAGCGATGAAACAGGAAGCTGAAGTTATCGTTTTTTGCGGAGTGAATTTTATGGCTGAAAGTGCAGCCATCCTGAGTCCTGAAAAAATAGTGCTCTTGCCAGAGATTTATGCAGGTTGCCCTATGGCATCAATGATAACAGCTGAGGCATTACGCGAGGAGAAAAAGAAATATCCTGATGCTGCAGTGGTTTGTTATGTCAACTCAACGGCCGAGGTAAAGGCAGAGAGTGACATATGCTGTACATCAGCAAATGCAGTTGAAGTTGTCAACTCCCTTGAAGAGGACGAGATCCTATTTGTCCCGGACAAGAATCTTGCAGATTATGTTTCCAGATTCAGTACAAAGAAGATAATTCCCTGGGAAGGATACTGCCCCACACATAACCAGATACTTGTTACGGACGTTATAAAAGCCAGGAAAGAACACCCTAATGCTGAAGTGCTGGCACACCCCGAATGTAAAAGGGACGTAATTGACCTTTCAGATAAGGTTTTCAGCACCACCGGAATGGTTGAATATGTAAAAGATGCAGGGAATGAATTCATCATTGCAACTGAAAGAGGCATCCTTCACAAACTGGAGAAGGATAATCCGGAAAAGAAATTCTATAACGTTTCTGAATATACAGTGTGTCCGGAAATGAAGGCTATAAACCTTGAATCCCTATTGCTTTCACTTGAGGAAATGCAATATGTGATCACCATTCCTGAAGAGACCAGAGTAAAAGCCAGAGTGGCACTTGACAGAATGCTGGAAGTGAAACGAAGTAGGTAA
- a CDS encoding geranylgeranylglycerol-phosphate geranylgeranyltransferase yields MQTYLKLIRSGNCLMAAIAAVVGVFIAYNIVVANNTFLIQFPIFDATKVFLVVFMITGAGNAINDYFDVGIDRINKPERPIPSGKIGLRTALYFSLALFATGTILAASINLICGAIALINSILLIYYASTLKRTALLGNIAVGYLTGSTFLFGGAVFFENGGINGVFVLFLLATLATIAREIVKDIEDIEGDREDGARTLPILIGAKKAAYLASLIGFAAVLASPLPYLQSLMSIRYLFIVALADILFVVAVYQILGKNDPAKSSKMFKMAMAFALISFIAGA; encoded by the coding sequence ATGCAAACATATCTGAAACTGATCCGTTCAGGCAATTGCCTCATGGCGGCTATTGCGGCTGTTGTTGGGGTTTTTATAGCATACAACATAGTTGTAGCGAATAATACCTTTTTGATCCAGTTCCCGATATTTGATGCAACTAAAGTATTTCTGGTAGTGTTTATGATAACTGGCGCGGGCAATGCCATCAATGACTATTTTGATGTTGGTATCGATAGGATTAACAAACCGGAAAGACCCATACCTTCTGGAAAAATAGGCCTTAGAACAGCATTATATTTCTCACTTGCACTTTTTGCTACCGGTACTATCCTTGCAGCATCCATTAATCTGATATGCGGTGCTATCGCCCTTATTAACTCCATTCTACTCATATATTATGCAAGCACCCTGAAACGTACCGCTCTTCTGGGAAATATTGCAGTCGGATACCTCACTGGTTCAACCTTCCTTTTTGGCGGGGCAGTGTTCTTTGAGAACGGTGGTATCAACGGAGTATTTGTGCTCTTCCTGCTGGCAACCCTGGCAACTATAGCCCGGGAGATAGTCAAGGATATAGAAGATATTGAAGGTGACAGGGAAGACGGGGCACGCACACTCCCAATACTCATCGGAGCTAAAAAAGCGGCATACCTGGCATCATTGATAGGCTTTGCTGCAGTATTGGCAAGTCCGCTACCTTATCTGCAGTCACTAATGAGCATACGCTACCTGTTCATAGTTGCTTTAGCTGACATACTCTTTGTTGTAGCTGTTTACCAAATACTTGGGAAGAACGATCCGGCAAAGTCATCAAAGATGTTCAAGATGGCAATGGCCTTCGCACTCATATCATTCATAGCCGGTGCCTGA